Proteins co-encoded in one bacterium genomic window:
- a CDS encoding ABC transporter permease, which produces MSAPAREAREGGRRAPAGALREGAAAVAGNIPAAIFFLLLLVAWQVVVDTRHVSDFILPSPLVILRTTLRYFPLMMRHTWTTTYEITLGFVIGNAIAVAAALLIVNSRLVEKAFYPLLIASQTIPKVAIAPLFIIWFGSGITPKVVITAVICFFPTVVNTVQGLKATDENAIDLLRLVAASRVQVFTKLQFPNALPYFFAGLKISIALAVIGAIIGEWVGANSGLGYVILYSTQTLRTDFLFSALFLISVLGVVLYLAVVLLERLFSWRASDRPVGGL; this is translated from the coding sequence GTGAGCGCTCCGGCGCGCGAGGCACGTGAGGGCGGACGGCGCGCGCCGGCCGGCGCGCTGCGGGAGGGGGCCGCGGCGGTCGCCGGCAACATCCCCGCGGCGATCTTCTTCCTGCTGCTGCTGGTCGCGTGGCAGGTCGTCGTCGATACGCGCCACGTCAGCGACTTCATCCTGCCGAGCCCGCTCGTCATTCTGAGGACGACGCTGCGGTACTTCCCGCTGATGATGCGCCACACGTGGACGACGACGTACGAGATCACCCTCGGCTTCGTCATCGGCAACGCGATCGCGGTGGCCGCGGCCCTCCTGATCGTGAATTCGCGCCTCGTCGAGAAGGCGTTCTATCCGCTGTTGATCGCGTCGCAGACCATTCCCAAGGTGGCGATCGCGCCGCTGTTCATCATCTGGTTCGGGTCCGGGATCACGCCGAAGGTGGTCATCACCGCGGTGATCTGTTTCTTCCCGACCGTGGTGAACACGGTGCAGGGCCTCAAGGCCACGGACGAGAACGCGATCGATCTGCTGCGGCTGGTCGCGGCGTCGCGCGTCCAGGTCTTTACCAAGCTGCAGTTCCCGAACGCGCTGCCGTACTTCTTCGCCGGGCTCAAGATCTCGATCGCGCTCGCGGTGATCGGCGCGATCATCGGCGAATGGGTCGGCGCGAACTCCGGACTCGGCTACGTCATCCTGTACTCGACCCAGACGCTGCGGACGGACTTCCTGTTCTCGGCGCTGTTCTTGATCTCGGTGCTCGGCGTGGTCCTCTACCTCGCCGTCGTACTGCTCGAGCGGCTCTTCTCGTGGCGCGCGTCGGACAGACCCGTCGGCGGGCTGTGA